The following are encoded together in the Gasterosteus aculeatus chromosome 7, fGasAcu3.hap1.1, whole genome shotgun sequence genome:
- the LOC144410323 gene encoding uncharacterized protein LOC144410323 has product MGWEGEDSPGDHSRVTGSSLEDNLEDGLEDDLEDGLEDDLEGGLEEGLEDGLEDDLEDDLEGGLEEGLEDGLEEGLEDDLEEGLEDGLEDGLEEGLEDGLEESAVTASDVKGLESGVRSREMYLQCIYFSLFLV; this is encoded by the coding sequence atggggtgggagggagaggacagtcCGGGGGACCACAGTCGAGTGACCGGGAGTTCTCTGGAGGACAATCTGGAGGACGGTCTAGAGGACGATCTGGaagacggcctggaggacgatctggagggcggcctggaggagggtctggaggacggcctggaggacgatctggaggacgatctggagggcggtctggaggagggtctggaggacggcctggaggagggtctggaggacgatctggaggagggtctggaggacggcctggaggacggcctggaggagggtctggaggacggcctggaggaatCGGCAGTTACGGCGTCAGACGTCAAAGGGCTGGAATCCGGGGTCAGGAGCCGAGAGATGTACCTACAATGTAtctacttttccctttttctcgtgtaa